One Vitis riparia cultivar Riparia Gloire de Montpellier isolate 1030 chromosome 4, EGFV_Vit.rip_1.0, whole genome shotgun sequence genomic window carries:
- the LOC117913203 gene encoding uncharacterized protein LOC117913203 isoform X1 — protein sequence MNQDLVRLDRFDGSNFTRWQDKVRFLLTALKIFYILDPTLAPLPEPKENDTPQVVAARKKREEDELICRGHILNALSDRLYDLYTNTNSAREIWEALENKYKAEEEEFL from the exons ATGAACCAAGACCTTGTGAGGTTGGATCGTTTTGATGGTTCCAACTTCACTAGGTGGCAAGACAAGGTGAGATTCCTTCTCACAGCACTCAAGATTTTCTACATCCTTGATCCTACCTTGGCACCGTTACCGgaaccaaaggaaaatgacacacCTCAAGTGGTGGCGGCaaggaagaagagggaggaggaTGAGCTCATATGTAGGGGTCATATTTTGAATGCCTTATCCGATAGGCTATATGATCTCTACACCAACACCAATTCCGCGAGGGAGATTTGGGAGGCTCTTGAAAACAAGTACAAAGCCGAGGAAGAAG aattcctatga
- the LOC117913203 gene encoding uncharacterized protein LOC117913203 isoform X2, with protein MNQDLVRLDRFDGSNFTRWQDKVRFLLTALKIFYILDPTLAPLPEPKENDTPQVVAARKKREEDELICRGHILNALSDRLYDLYTNTNSAREIWEALENKYKAEEEEK; from the coding sequence ATGAACCAAGACCTTGTGAGGTTGGATCGTTTTGATGGTTCCAACTTCACTAGGTGGCAAGACAAGGTGAGATTCCTTCTCACAGCACTCAAGATTTTCTACATCCTTGATCCTACCTTGGCACCGTTACCGgaaccaaaggaaaatgacacacCTCAAGTGGTGGCGGCaaggaagaagagggaggaggaTGAGCTCATATGTAGGGGTCATATTTTGAATGCCTTATCCGATAGGCTATATGATCTCTACACCAACACCAATTCCGCGAGGGAGATTTGGGAGGCTCTTGAAAACAAGTACAAAGCCGAGGAAGAAG